The following coding sequences are from one Camarhynchus parvulus chromosome 1, STF_HiC, whole genome shotgun sequence window:
- the MSANTD4 gene encoding myb/SANT-like DNA-binding domain-containing protein 4: MKQLKRKRKSNFSVQETQTLLKEIRKRREVLFSKQLNTTINEMKRKAWEEIAECVNAVGEGEQRTGTEVKRRYLDWRALMKRKRLNANIKVVGAGFHLPSSNLDDSLNEDMDEKMGFAIESSFEWQNITDFREAGGSLTEIKVEEEEEDAQNFEFPIEEEEEILSSVLPDSKKENDLPDFPHIEEFGNLSSAQARLAYEDSHLLINLEKQKVELEKQRLDIEAERLQVEKERLQIEKERLRHVDLERERLQIEKERLQIEWEKLRLETLHAEKPALENELTQTEKPVMQPLDLETEKLKLEKERLQLEKERLQFLKFESEKLQIEKERLQVEKERLRIQREGHLQ, encoded by the exons atgaaacagttaaaaagaaaaagaaaaagcaattttagtGTTCAGGAAACTCAAACTCTCCTTAAGGAAATCAGAAAAAGGAGGGAAGTACTCTTTTCGAAGCAACTTAATACAACGATTAATGAGATGAAACGGAAGGCTTGGGAGGAAATAGCAGAGTGTGTCAATGCTGTAGGTGAAGGAGAGCAGAGAACAGGGACAGAAGTGAAAAGGCGATACCTTGACTGGAGAGCACTCATGAAGAGAAAACGTCTGAATGCAAACATCAAAGTAGTAGGTGCTGGGTTTCACCTTCCTTCATCCAATTTAGATGACTCTCTCAATGAAGACATGGatgagaaaatgggatttgcaATTGAATCTAGTTTTGAGTGGCAAAATATCACTGACTTCAGAGAAGCCGGAGGATCTTTAACAGAAATCAAAgtagaagaggaagaggaagacgCGCAGAATTTTGAA TTTCCTAttgaggaagaagaagaaatattgtCATCAGTTCTACCAgattcaaaaaaggaaaatgaccTACCAGACTTCCCCCACATTGAAGAGTTTGGaaatctgagctctgctcaAGCTAGGCTAGCCTATGAAGATTCTCACTTGCTTATAAATCTGGAGAAGCAAAAGgtggagctggagaagcagcGACTGGACATCGAAGCCGAAAGGTTGCAAGTGGAGAAGGAGCGCCTGCAGATTGAGAAGGAGCGGTTACGCCATGTTGACTTGGAGCGTGAGCGCCTGCAGATTGAGAAGGAGCGACTTCAGATAGAGTGGGAGAAACTCAGGCTAGAGACTCTGCATGCTGAAAAACCTGCCCTGGAAAATGAGCTCACCCAAACTGAAAAGCCCGTCATGCAGCCTCTGGATCTAGAAACTGAAAAGttaaaacttgaaaaagaaCGTTTGCAGTTAGAGAAAGAGAGGCTGCAGTTCCTAAAGTTTGAgtcagagaagctgcagattGAGAAGGAGCGCTTGCAAGTGGAGAAGGAGCGCCTTCGAATTCAGAGAGAGGGTCATTTGCAGTGA